Genomic window (Corallococcus exiguus):
TTCTAAAGCCCCCAGTCCGTCACCAGTTCATGCTCGTCCCGCTACGTTTGCTAGAAACTGCTATCCCTTGGACGAAGCAGGGTCATTGCCGTAGCTGTTCTTTTCGCCAATGGTGCCATCACGCTTGTGGATGGTGTGCTCGACGCCTTGATCTTTCGCTTGAGACCTTCCAGCCTCCTCGGCTCGATCCTTCAGCCGGTGCGTGCTGCGGATCTCCCCGCCTTGCTGATTCACCCATCCACTGCCGTTCGGGTTGGGAGTCGTGTGCACGCCGCCACCGCGGTTCGTGTTCTTCGCCATCTGCGTACCTCCTACCTGGTGCCCCAGAATTGGGGACAGCAGGCAAGGTACCTCCAGGGTCTGACACTCGCCTGCACACCAGGGGAGTTCGTCACGGGAGTCGCGAGCGGCGCCTGGCCAGCCTTCCAGGCGCCAAAAGACGAAGGGCGCGGACCCTTGAATTTCTCCAAGGATTCCGCGCCCTTTGAATGGTCGGGGAGACAGGATTTGAACCTGCGACCCCTTGGTCCCGAACCAAGTGCTCTACCAGGCTGAGCCACTCCCCGATATCCGGTGCTGCGCCAGGAACTGCCCTCGGGCCCGGCGAAGCGAGGGCGGATCTATCCGAGCCGCTTCCTTCAGTCAACGGACTCTTTTGCCTCCCCCTTCCCTCCCCCTCACCAACCCCCTCGCTCCCCCGACTGTTGTCCTACCTACCCTTCAGGACGGGACAATGTTCACCCTCTTCACAAGATCCGGGCCTTCCTGTACTTCCAAGATGTTGCACGTTGATCCGCCCCTGTTCCCCCACAGAGGACCATGACTGCTCCCACTGTCCTCATCTCGGATGATGAGCCCCTTGTCGTGTCCGCACTCGCCCGGGAGGCCAAGCGCTCCGGCCTCGTCTGCGTGTCCGACACCACCTCCGAACATGTGCTGGAGCTGGCCCGCAAACACCGGCCCGCGGTCATCATCCTGGACATCAATCAGCACCAGGACGGACGGGACCTGCTCGCGCAGCTGAAGAAGGACCCCGTCACTCGCGACTGCAAGGTCATCATGCTCAGTGGCGTGGAGGATCAATTCACACGCCACGTGTGCTTCGAGCTGGGCGCCGACGACTACGAAGTGAAGCCGTGCGACCCCACCTTCATGACCCGCATCGCCCGCATGGCCGCCGCCGCCGTGCGCCCTCCCGCTTCGCCCGAAGCCGCCTGACTCACGCCGGGCGCAGCGAACGGATGGCCTGCGCGTAGTCCTTCGCGCCAAACACGTAGCTGCCCGCCACCAGCACCGTCGCCCCCGCGTCCACCACGCGCTTCGCCGTCTGCGCGTTGATGCCGCCGTCCACCTCGATGTCCACGTCCTTCAGCCCCCGCGCGTCCAACATCGCGCGCAGCCGGCGGACCTTGTCCACCGTGGACTCGATGAACGACTGCCCGCCGAACCCCGGGTTCACGCTCATCAAGAGCACCATGTCCACGTCCCCGAGCACCTCTTCAATCGTCGACAGCGACGTGCCCGGGTTCAACACCACCGCCGGCTTCGCTCCCGCCTGACGGATGGATTGCAGCGTGCGGTGCAGATGCGGGCTCGCCTCCTGGTGCACCGTCAGCACGTCCGCGCCCGCCTTCACGAACGCGTCCACGTACTTCTCCGGCTCCACAATCATCAGGTGCACGTCCAGCGGCTTCGTCGCCACCCGCTTGATTGCCTCCACGATGACCGGCCCCAACGTGAGGTTGGGCACAAACCTGCCATCCATGACATCCACGTGAATCCAATCCGCACCGGCGGCCTCGATGGCGCGGACCTCTTCACCCAGGCGGCTGAAGTCACAGGAGAGCAGCGACGGAGAGATGCGGACAGGGCGGGTCATGGCGGCGCTTCATAACCGCTTCCGGTGGGCCCTGGTACCTTCGCCCGGCAGGACAGGGTGCTTGCGGACACAGGTGGACCTGGCAGGTGGGGGGGCCGGGCGGCCAACACATCCTGCGTGCTACAACTTGGCGCGCCCGCGGCCATCCGCCGCATCCCACGGAGCCCGCCTCGGTGCTTCCCCAGTCCGTGCCCGCCTCCCCCAACCTGTCCCGCCGGCTCGCGAAGCTGACGTCCATCCTGGATGTCGCCAAGGCGATGAGCGCCGAGCGCGACCTCGACCTGCTGCTGCCCCTCATCCTCTATGAGGCCACCAAGGTCGTGGAGTCGGACCGCTGCTCGCTCTTCATCCTGGACCGCGAGCGCGAGGAGCTCTGGAGCAAGGTGGCCCAGGGCTCCAAGAACGAAATCCGTCTCCCCAT
Coding sequences:
- a CDS encoding DUF2188 domain-containing protein, which encodes MAKNTNRGGGVHTTPNPNGSGWVNQQGGEIRSTHRLKDRAEEAGRSQAKDQGVEHTIHKRDGTIGEKNSYGNDPASSKG
- a CDS encoding response regulator, producing MTAPTVLISDDEPLVVSALAREAKRSGLVCVSDTTSEHVLELARKHRPAVIILDINQHQDGRDLLAQLKKDPVTRDCKVIMLSGVEDQFTRHVCFELGADDYEVKPCDPTFMTRIARMAAAAVRPPASPEAA
- the rpe gene encoding ribulose-phosphate 3-epimerase; the protein is MTRPVRISPSLLSCDFSRLGEEVRAIEAAGADWIHVDVMDGRFVPNLTLGPVIVEAIKRVATKPLDVHLMIVEPEKYVDAFVKAGADVLTVHQEASPHLHRTLQSIRQAGAKPAVVLNPGTSLSTIEEVLGDVDMVLLMSVNPGFGGQSFIESTVDKVRRLRAMLDARGLKDVDIEVDGGINAQTAKRVVDAGATVLVAGSYVFGAKDYAQAIRSLRPA